One window from the genome of Anaerococcus sp. Marseille-Q7828 encodes:
- a CDS encoding ABC transporter substrate-binding protein: MKIKKVFSSVMALGLSLTLASCGGSDTDSLNPSEDVQTSKESTDESTDSQEENELDQDAKEDLDNFESQTSNDTLVVGVGSMNGDFIQGFGNDANDVKTRRLLGIEGNNGFTTYVQDENGQWQWNKAVLAEEPTSVNNDDGSMTVTFKLKDDVKWSDGEPLTADDFLFLTLLQSDYNYISMTGSLQIGDDGLVGYEAFHNNDSNELEGLEKIDDYSFSVTIDAKELPYFDVQSLSNEGARPLHYIAPNLQVAENGKSLKVKDGYEVTDQDKEEFIQSVDTRIGKLKEEFEEYYPEVPEDGSEEKEEYDQDLKDRDEKIAELEASKEGDIDPTRLLIDKAAIFETEEYRFKPEVTPGPYKFESFKNNMTKLSLNENYPGNFRGDKATIPNIILQVINDNIAVDLLENGDIDVWEDENTGGKIDQMRKAADEGKIQIGSFERNGYGNITFLTDRGPTQYKEVRQAIAYLMDRNEFVASYAGGYGVVTNGMYGQSQWMYKERGADVEGEMINYTLNIDKANELLDQTPYKYEKDGKTPWDKAKLEENFKGDLEGFDYYRYDENGKRLVVNQYGSDQSPITTLISNQLPINAAQAGMEYNVTSGSFSTLIELYNYPKEDPDYTAFNMGSDFGVPFDPWLYYSQEGPFNKTRTNDPEADKITEDLRKTDPSDVEGFLDKWVEFQIWYNDYLPEIPLYSNIYHTGYSNRVKGFDIMSPVWHLNDQINAISLGE, encoded by the coding sequence ATGAAAATAAAAAAAGTATTTTCATCTGTAATGGCCCTAGGCCTTTCTCTAACCCTTGCTTCCTGTGGAGGATCAGATACAGATTCTCTTAACCCAAGCGAAGATGTACAAACAAGCAAGGAAAGTACAGATGAATCAACTGATAGCCAAGAAGAAAATGAGCTTGACCAAGATGCCAAAGAAGATTTGGATAACTTTGAAAGCCAAACATCAAACGACACCCTAGTAGTTGGTGTTGGATCAATGAATGGTGATTTCATCCAAGGATTTGGTAATGACGCCAACGACGTTAAAACTCGTAGACTTCTAGGTATAGAGGGCAACAATGGTTTCACAACCTATGTCCAAGATGAAAACGGACAATGGCAATGGAACAAGGCAGTTTTAGCTGAAGAACCAACAAGTGTAAACAATGACGATGGTTCAATGACAGTAACATTTAAGCTAAAAGATGATGTAAAATGGTCAGATGGAGAGCCACTTACAGCTGATGATTTCTTATTTTTGACACTTTTACAATCTGATTACAACTACATTTCCATGACTGGTTCTCTACAAATAGGTGACGATGGACTAGTAGGTTATGAGGCCTTCCACAATAATGATTCAAATGAACTAGAAGGTCTAGAAAAAATAGATGATTATAGCTTTAGCGTGACTATAGATGCAAAAGAACTACCATACTTTGACGTTCAATCCCTATCAAATGAGGGAGCTAGACCACTTCACTACATAGCTCCAAATCTTCAAGTAGCTGAAAATGGTAAGAGCTTAAAAGTAAAAGATGGCTATGAAGTGACAGATCAAGATAAAGAAGAGTTTATCCAATCAGTAGATACAAGAATTGGAAAACTAAAGGAAGAATTTGAAGAATATTACCCAGAAGTGCCAGAAGATGGTAGCGAGGAAAAGGAAGAATACGACCAAGACCTCAAAGATCGTGACGAAAAAATAGCAGAACTTGAAGCCAGCAAGGAAGGTGACATAGACCCAACTCGCCTACTAATAGACAAGGCAGCTATCTTTGAAACAGAAGAATATAGATTTAAGCCAGAAGTTACGCCAGGACCATATAAGTTCGAATCATTTAAAAACAATATGACAAAACTTAGCCTAAATGAAAATTATCCTGGCAACTTCAGAGGAGATAAGGCTACAATTCCAAATATCATCCTCCAAGTAATAAACGATAACATAGCAGTAGACCTACTAGAAAATGGAGATATAGACGTTTGGGAAGATGAAAACACCGGTGGAAAAATCGACCAAATGAGAAAGGCTGCTGATGAAGGCAAAATCCAAATAGGATCTTTTGAAAGAAATGGTTATGGTAACATCACCTTCCTAACAGATAGGGGACCAACTCAATACAAGGAAGTCCGCCAAGCTATAGCTTACCTAATGGATAGAAACGAATTCGTTGCATCATATGCAGGTGGCTATGGTGTTGTAACCAATGGTATGTACGGTCAAAGCCAATGGATGTATAAGGAACGTGGAGCTGATGTAGAAGGCGAAATGATCAACTACACATTAAATATAGACAAGGCTAATGAACTACTAGACCAAACTCCATACAAATATGAAAAAGATGGCAAAACACCTTGGGATAAGGCAAAACTAGAAGAAAACTTCAAGGGAGACCTAGAAGGATTTGACTACTACAGATACGATGAAAATGGTAAGAGATTGGTAGTAAACCAATATGGCTCAGACCAATCACCAATCACAACCCTTATTTCCAACCAACTACCAATAAATGCAGCCCAAGCTGGTATGGAATACAATGTAACATCTGGTTCCTTCTCAACATTAATAGAGCTATACAACTATCCAAAAGAAGACCCAGACTACACAGCATTCAACATGGGATCAGACTTCGGTGTACCATTTGACCCATGGCTATACTACTCACAAGAAGGTCCTTTTAACAAGACAAGAACAAATGACCCAGAAGCTGACAAAATCACTGAAGATTTGAGAAAAACAGATCCATCTGATGTAGAAGGCTTCCTAGACAAGTGGGTAGAATTCCAAATTTGGTACAATGACTACCTACCAGAAATTCCACTATACTCAAATATCTACCACACAGGATACTCAAACAGAGTAAAGGGATTTGATATCATGAGTCCAGTATGGCACCTAAACGACCAAATCAACGCCATAAGTCTAGGAGAATAA
- a CDS encoding peptidoglycan amidohydrolase family protein, translating to MKKINKTLLLASTLFVSQAVTLSENAYADEGYDLNVELSTEESSDASLNDQVQPISQDQVDSYEDSNEDIMLSSQSLDENEEAISENKEPELELEEKEENTSIDNEENEEAETRQEELTDEINEESEDQEQRNDLVYYDDTNLDEILTMIDDVDAKTSENSQSLDNKTTDNQNTEDQTVTEETNIDQKVYYAPKATGVIVEEKNTTKYYENNKLVTNAQVIVNDRFYNIDSKGNATNPKAYWTVMGANLYYSDETGHIVRGIKEIKNKKYYFNNDGILQLNRLLVTNESHYDIGSEGEMVAPKNKWVTINKKKYYNDNNGKLLKGIAKIADKTYYFDNDGVLKTNKKVLTESRFYTVDGNGIATNRKNYWFNLGGKTYRTNKNGSIIKGLFSEGKNTYVFDDQGVLFQNTSIIAGGKYYNIDKNGLVKNPKNSWVTYNGQKYHTNENGYVKEGVWKIDDKYYYFTSNGLTANKTITQQGVVYNVDENGIATKEDNNIPGEKSVDKVIEWMFNARANKLTYNMGAGRNTASQADCSSAVYRSLIYGGFLDKNAWVGNTETLFQMGAKGKVMYEVKESDIRYGDIFVAGTPGGSAGAAGHTGFILNPTDDTIIHMSYSKNGVAVTPRKGYMGDSRGLPVKYFRLVGGSSANTYLNKK from the coding sequence ATGAAGAAAATTAATAAAACATTATTGCTTGCCTCAACATTATTTGTATCTCAAGCTGTAACTCTTTCTGAAAATGCATATGCTGATGAAGGATACGATCTGAATGTTGAACTAAGCACTGAGGAAAGTTCTGATGCTAGCTTAAATGATCAAGTACAACCAATCAGCCAAGATCAAGTAGATAGCTATGAAGATAGCAATGAAGATATCATGCTAAGTAGCCAAAGTCTTGATGAGAATGAAGAAGCTATCTCAGAAAATAAAGAGCCAGAGCTAGAATTAGAAGAAAAAGAAGAAAATACAAGTATCGATAACGAAGAAAACGAAGAAGCTGAAACTAGGCAAGAAGAATTAACTGATGAAATCAACGAAGAATCAGAAGATCAAGAACAAAGAAATGACCTAGTTTACTATGACGATACAAATCTTGACGAAATTTTAACAATGATTGACGATGTTGATGCTAAAACAAGCGAAAATAGTCAATCCCTTGATAATAAAACTACTGACAATCAAAATACTGAAGATCAAACTGTCACAGAAGAAACAAATATTGATCAAAAAGTTTACTATGCTCCAAAGGCAACAGGTGTTATAGTTGAGGAAAAGAATACAACAAAATATTACGAAAACAATAAGTTAGTTACAAATGCACAAGTTATAGTTAATGATAGATTCTACAATATCGACAGCAAGGGTAATGCTACAAATCCAAAGGCATACTGGACAGTAATGGGCGCAAACCTATACTATTCAGATGAAACTGGTCATATTGTAAGAGGTATCAAAGAAATCAAAAACAAAAAATACTATTTTAACAACGATGGTATCTTACAATTAAACAGACTTCTAGTAACAAATGAATCTCATTATGATATTGGAAGCGAAGGCGAGATGGTTGCACCAAAAAATAAATGGGTAACAATCAACAAGAAAAAATACTATAACGATAATAATGGAAAATTATTAAAAGGTATAGCTAAGATTGCCGACAAAACATATTACTTTGACAACGACGGAGTTTTAAAAACAAATAAAAAAGTTCTAACAGAATCAAGATTCTACACAGTAGATGGAAATGGTATAGCAACTAATAGAAAGAATTATTGGTTCAACCTTGGTGGTAAGACATATAGAACAAATAAAAACGGCTCTATTATAAAGGGTCTATTTAGCGAAGGCAAAAATACATACGTATTTGATGACCAAGGTGTTCTATTCCAAAATACATCTATAATTGCTGGTGGAAAATACTATAATATCGACAAGAACGGCCTAGTAAAAAATCCTAAGAATTCATGGGTAACATACAATGGTCAAAAATACCACACTAACGAAAATGGATATGTAAAAGAAGGCGTATGGAAGATAGATGACAAATACTACTATTTCACATCAAATGGCCTAACCGCTAACAAGACAATTACACAACAAGGTGTAGTATACAATGTCGATGAAAATGGTATAGCTACAAAAGAAGATAACAACATCCCAGGTGAAAAATCTGTTGATAAAGTTATAGAATGGATGTTCAATGCCAGAGCTAACAAGCTAACCTACAATATGGGTGCAGGCAGAAATACAGCCAGCCAAGCAGACTGCTCATCAGCAGTATATAGGTCACTAATATACGGTGGATTCCTAGATAAGAACGCATGGGTAGGCAATACCGAAACCCTATTCCAAATGGGAGCAAAGGGCAAGGTAATGTATGAAGTAAAAGAATCTGACATCAGGTATGGTGACATCTTCGTTGCAGGTACGCCAGGTGGATCTGCAGGAGCAGCAGGCCACACTGGATTTATCCTAAACCCAACAGATGATACAATCATACATATGTCCTACAGTAAAAATGGTGTAGCAGTAACACCTCGTAAGGGCTACATGGGCGATTCTAGAGGACTTCCTGTAAAATACTTTAGACTTGTAGGTGGAAGCTCTGCAAACACCTATCTTAATAAGAAATAA
- a CDS encoding type II toxin-antitoxin system RelB/DinJ family antitoxin, with protein sequence MSKTDTINVRIEPEIKKQAEEILAKLGIPVSTAINMYYRQIVEKNGIPMEVKLTRPNLPIVEDMSEEDLLEELAKGYRDIENGKTVPTSEVFEDFYRKYNL encoded by the coding sequence ATGAGCAAAACTGATACTATTAATGTAAGAATTGAACCGGAAATTAAGAAACAAGCTGAGGAAATTTTGGCAAAGCTAGGCATACCTGTTTCTACTGCTATCAATATGTACTACAGGCAAATAGTTGAGAAGAATGGGATTCCTATGGAAGTAAAGCTTACTAGACCTAACTTACCTATTGTAGAGGATATGAGTGAGGAAGACTTACTTGAAGAATTAGCAAAAGGTTATAGAGATATAGAAAATGGGAAAACTGTACCTACCAGTGAAGTTTTTGAAGATTTTTATAGAAAGTACAATCTATGA
- a CDS encoding type II toxin-antitoxin system Phd/YefM family antitoxin, whose translation MKIDTKTMVSITEANQNFSKVARLVDEKGSAVIFKNNEPKYIMVPYEEDEEEYISEDELKKISDKFLEKNKKAYKKLAE comes from the coding sequence ATGAAGATAGATACAAAAACAATGGTTTCTATAACAGAAGCAAATCAAAATTTTTCCAAAGTAGCAAGATTAGTTGATGAAAAAGGCTCTGCAGTTATTTTTAAAAATAATGAACCTAAATATATAATGGTTCCTTATGAAGAAGACGAAGAAGAATATATATCTGAAGATGAATTAAAGAAAATTTCAGATAAATTTTTAGAAAAAAATAAAAAAGCCTATAAAAAGTTGGCTGAATAA